TTTGTTTATCAGAGGGAAAAGTATGAAACACACCAGTTTCGGAAAACATAACTTTTAATTGTTTACAAAACTTACATATAGATACATTAGATACAATTTTTTAATGACAATAAACTGGGCATGCAATGAATGATCGAGTGCGTTTATGCATAAATTTTCGAATGTATGGCGAGGTTTGATTGCGCGATGAATGAGCTCCAAGTCGGTCGATTCCTTTAGGCAATGCGTACTCCAGCCTGATCACAATATTTCTGGAGTACTTGCTTGTATTCCGGCTCCAGGGGCGACAACAAAGTGGAAAATTCTCCTGCCCTAGCCTGGGCAAACTTAGAGAGCGAAGTTGCTAGAAACTGGCGAGCATCCTTAATCTCAGCCAGGTGATCCTGCTGGTTGGGCTGAGCATGAGTCAGTTGGGCAAATGCCACTTGATAGCCCGCATCGGGATCTTCGGCAACTCCTGCTGGCTCTCCTATTTCGAGACCCATCAATTTCTCTGGTGGTCGTTCAAAGAGATCGATTAGAGAATGCAGCAGTCGTGGCCAGAAAGTAGCGTACTGTTGCTGCAATATTTCTGGAGTTTCTGTAAGGAGCTTAGTGACACCCACGGCCACCATTTTGCGATCCTGCTCCTTGGGAACCTTGCCCATTTCGGTGATGAACACGCGATCCAGCAGCATGCCAAACAGGTTAGGCTGAATCTCATCTATCAATTGAGCCATCTGACTGCCACTGAACTTAATCACATAAAAGCTGAAGAAGATAATGATGCCGCTTAAATACTTCGGAGTCTTCGAGAGAGACAATCGCTGGAAGAGCAAGCCAAAGATCTGACGAAGATTGGTTTGAATCTCAGTGGGAGGGTAGTAGGAAAGCAGATTCTGGAGAAGATAAAACCCTTCATGGTCATTAGCCTTGGAGGCAATCATTTTTTGGAATATTCCGAGGATACCGCTCTGAAATATAGGTGGAAAAATGTATAAGATTGGACTCTGTAAAATGAAATGTGTGATATATTATATAACTTACCAGTTTACCCAAGGCTTGAATCTGAGCAGATCCCTGCTTGATGAAAGCTGAAATCAGTCGAATTAATGGTGTGACATTTCCCGTCCTGTCCCACAGAGCTGGGGACAACAAGCAAGGGAACAAAGCCCAATAGGGTTCCGGTATGGTACCAGTGCCCTCGCGCATTTCCAACAGCACAGAAAGCATCTGGAAGACGTAGGGCATAAATTCGACAATGTCCTGCTGTAGGATGCCCTGGAAAACTGGGAACAAGGCCTCCTCAAAGGAGCTCACAGCCGAGGTATCGGCCTGACAAACAATTCTAGGGAAAAAgaatatttgttattgttcTTTAGCACCAAAATGCATAATACTTGCTTTATACACAGAGCCAGCGTTTCAAAAAGATAATGGTTAAAGTGCGGACGCGAAGGATTCTTGGCCACTTGGGTGAGAATCTCGGTAAGCCGTGGAAGGGCGACGCCCATAAAGGGCATGGCAGCCGATTGCAAGACCGAAAAACTTCGCATAATggctaataataataataagagcTTTGTTAACATACTAGAAACGTATAGGATAGTCCCCCAAACTCACCTTTCATTACGTACTCATTTTCTCCGGAACCTGGAAGCGAAAGGGTCGCAAATAACCCACTAATAAGTTCATTTGTGTAAGGTGCCAAGATCTGTGGACCAAACACGATCGCGTTGCTAGCATCCCGCATAGTAAGGATCTTCTCCACTGAACAAGCAGCATAGCTGTGCACAACAGAGCTTTCAGCGGGGAGATGTCGAATAAGCTGGGGCAGGCAGCTTGCTAGGACTTGGGGACCCAAAATGCTGCGGAACACCATTACATACTTAATGGCAGCAGCCTTAAGAACAGGAAACTCGTTAACTGCAAAGAGAATTTAAAGAATGCAGATATAAGATGATCGAATTGGGAAAATGGTTATTTAGGCTTACTGTTGGGTCTTTCCAGTTCTGGAATAATTTGCCGGGCACAAAATTCGGGGAGTGGAACCAACTCCGAGGTCTGTGTGATGCCATGCTTTTGAGTTCCTCCTCGAGATGCCCACGAAGTAACCAAATAAATTGCCGTATCCTTTGACCTCCAATTGGTAGCCGGATTCTCCTTGTACTTGGTCAACAATCTCTCTAGATACTGGCCAAAAATGCCAAAGATCTTTTGCTCAAAGTTGATTGATAGAGTCTTGACCAGATCACATGCCGCCCGACGTCGTGTGTCAATGTCAGAGCCTTCAATATCCCTTCGAATGTACTCCTCCGGACTGTCCTCGAAAATTTCTTCATCTGAGGGCCGGATGTCTAGATTAGGAATGACAACTTTATCGCAGATCTGCGCAAGAATCTCTGGATTCTCGAAAATGCTCTGATAGTGCTGGCGCTCTGCTACCACAGAGAGGAACTGTAGAGCATGGGAGACCAACTGCGCGCAAAATAGgaatagaaaaattaaaagattAATTATTGAAAAAGCGTATGGTTTCGGTTACTTACCGAATCGTACTTGGTTTGCAAACTGGTCTTGACCAGCAACTCCCAAACTGCAGTCACAAATTGCTCCATAAATGGCTTGAACTCCTCGTCGTACTTTTTCGCATAAAGGCAAATGTTCTCGCAGACTTGAGCACGCA
This genomic stretch from Drosophila mauritiana strain mau12 chromosome 2L, ASM438214v1, whole genome shotgun sequence harbors:
- the LOC117138982 gene encoding exportin-2 produces the protein MEVTEANLQLLAGYLQQTLSADPNVRRPAEKLLESTELQQNYPILLLNLIDKAQMDMTTRVAGAIAFKNYIKRNWAAHLDSDGPDRIHESDRNTIKTLIVTLMLHSPVALQKQLSDAVSIIGKYDFPKKWPQLIDEMVERFASGDFNVINGVLQTAHSLFKRYRYEFKSQALWEEIKFVLDRMAKPLTDLLQATMQLTKVHENNADALKVIYGSLVLVNKVFFSLNSQDLPEFFEDNINTWMGAFIQQLAADVPSLRTADDEDAGVLEHLRAQVCENICLYAKKYDEEFKPFMEQFVTAVWELLVKTSLQTKYDSLVSHALQFLSVVAERQHYQSIFENPEILAQICDKVVIPNLDIRPSDEEIFEDSPEEYIRRDIEGSDIDTRRRAACDLVKTLSINFEQKIFGIFGQYLERLLTKYKENPATNWRSKDTAIYLVTSWASRGGTQKHGITQTSELVPLPEFCARQIIPELERPNINEFPVLKAAAIKYVMVFRSILGPQVLASCLPQLIRHLPAESSVVHSYAACSVEKILTMRDASNAIVFGPQILAPYTNELISGLFATLSLPGSGENEYVMKAIMRSFSVLQSAAMPFMGVALPRLTEILTQVAKNPSRPHFNHYLFETLALCIKIVCQADTSAVSSFEEALFPVFQGILQQDIVEFMPYVFQMLSVLLEMREGTGTIPEPYWALFPCLLSPALWDRTGNVTPLIRLISAFIKQGSAQIQALGKLSGILGIFQKMIASKANDHEGFYLLQNLLSYYPPTEIQTNLRQIFGLLFQRLSLSKTPKYLSGIIIFFSFYVIKFSGSQMAQLIDEIQPNLFGMLLDRVFITEMGKVPKEQDRKMVAVGVTKLLTETPEILQQQYATFWPRLLHSLIDLFERPPEKLMGLEIGEPAGVAEDPDAGYQVAFAQLTHAQPNQQDHLAEIKDARQFLATSLSKFAQARAGEFSTLLSPLEPEYKQVLQKYCDQAGVRIA